A single window of Lacerta agilis isolate rLacAgi1 chromosome 12, rLacAgi1.pri, whole genome shotgun sequence DNA harbors:
- the LOC117055799 gene encoding centrin-2-like: MAFRRSKWKKKGPKLELSPAQKEQMRDAFDLLDADGTGTIDVKDLKVSIRALGFEPTREEIKRIVSEVDKEGSGKIGFDAFYSVMTKKMSETDPKEEILKSFKLFEDPERGKIGFKDLKRVASEIGEKLTDEELQEMITEADLNGDGEVSEQEFLMIMRKHGY; this comes from the coding sequence ATGGCTTTTAGGAGGAGCAAGTGGAAGAAGAAAGGCCCTAAGCTTGAACTCAGCCCCGCTCAGAAGGAGCAGATGCGCGATGCCTTCGACCTGCTGGATGCCGACGGCACCGGGACCATCGACGTGAAAGACCTGAAGGTGTCCATTCGGGCCCTGGGCTTTGAACCCACCAGAGAAGAGATCAAGAGGATCGTGAGCGAAGTGGATAAAGAAGGCTCGGGGAAGATCGGCTTCGACGCTTTTTACTCCGTGATGACCAAGAAGATGTCCGAAACGGATCCCAAAGAGGAGATCCTGAAATCCTTCAAGCTGTTCGAGGACCCGGAAAGGGGCAAGATCGGCTTTAAAGACCTCAAGCGCGTCGCCTCCGAGATTGGGGAGAAGCTGACGGACGAGGAACTGCAGGAAATGATCACCGAAGCTGACCTGAATGGAGACGGGGAAGTGAGCGAGCAGGAGTTTCTGATGATCATGAGGAAACACGGCTACTAG